One window from the genome of Leucobacter aridicollis encodes:
- a CDS encoding MMPL family transporter — protein MSSALYALGRWAAQAKWFVLTIWLVLLALLATGALTLGKGADAPITIPGTEAQDAITSLSHTFPEVSGTSATIIVVAPESGDLETDTYREAVIGAADELEPLPGVTGVLTPFGTGEAAAANTEISPDGRALLMRVQVEGEMTAVADATVDGIAAVTDDLRERLPADAEVAYGGEMFSAAVPGLSPTEAIGVVVAFVVLILTLGSLIAAGMPLLIAMIGVGVSIAGLFFVTAFVDLTSTTPMLALMLGLAVGIDYTLFIVSRHQEQLRAGLSVRESIARATATSGSAVVFAGLTVIIALVGLAVARIPFLTALGVAAAAAVAVAVLIAITLTPAVLSMAGIRILPRKHRPKTVTGEGAEGPGSEPIVPEQTRADRFFAGWVRGATKRPVVTILAVLIALGVGSIPALQLRLALPDATSLEADDPARVTHELTGEHFGEGFNAPLLLTGSIISSTDPLGLMDDLKREVERVPGVADVPLATPNPGADTGIIQVIPEEGAHAASTTELVNELRSHHDEWEKKYGVSLAVTGFTAVGIDVSAQLMTALLPFGIFVVGLSLVLLAMVFRSVWVPIKATLGYLLSVGVAFGAVVAVFQWGWLSEILNVSSTGPVLSFMPIILMGVLFGLAMDYEVFLVARMREEYVHGGDAQRAIRRGFVGSAKVVTAAALIMIAVFAAFVPAGDPSIKVIALGLAVGVFVDAFIVRMTLVPAVLALLGERAWKMPRWLAKVLPSFDVEGEGLAREIEHADWPADMPAARVASERLTLRGRDANVTARDLRVGDGEALVLDPRDPASFPLAQALSGRGRIVAGTLKVDGLLLPERASSLRARTAWADAATLRQALRDSPTVLVLDLRDAELAPPSPTAITDARSALAAWHVDRGRDSAPPILVVLGSQALAERLLPDGHAAVSLTSPHAERLEMEGAR, from the coding sequence ATGTCTTCCGCACTCTATGCCCTCGGGCGCTGGGCCGCTCAGGCGAAGTGGTTCGTGCTGACGATATGGCTCGTCCTACTCGCCCTCCTCGCGACCGGGGCGCTCACGCTCGGCAAGGGCGCAGACGCGCCGATCACGATCCCCGGCACCGAGGCGCAAGACGCGATCACGTCGCTGTCGCACACATTTCCCGAGGTGAGCGGGACGAGCGCCACGATCATCGTCGTCGCCCCCGAAAGCGGGGACCTCGAGACTGACACGTACCGCGAGGCCGTCATTGGCGCGGCCGATGAGCTCGAGCCCCTGCCTGGCGTCACCGGTGTCCTCACCCCGTTCGGCACGGGCGAGGCAGCCGCTGCGAACACTGAAATCTCTCCAGACGGCCGCGCGCTTCTCATGCGCGTGCAGGTCGAGGGCGAGATGACTGCCGTTGCAGACGCGACAGTCGACGGGATCGCCGCCGTGACCGACGACCTCAGAGAGCGGCTCCCCGCCGACGCCGAGGTTGCGTACGGCGGCGAGATGTTCTCGGCCGCGGTTCCCGGCTTGAGCCCCACCGAGGCGATCGGGGTGGTTGTCGCCTTTGTCGTGCTGATCCTCACGCTGGGCTCGCTCATCGCGGCAGGGATGCCGCTCCTCATCGCGATGATCGGCGTCGGCGTCTCAATCGCGGGACTGTTCTTCGTGACTGCGTTCGTCGATCTCACTTCGACGACGCCGATGCTCGCGCTCATGCTTGGGCTCGCGGTCGGCATCGACTACACCCTCTTCATCGTGAGCCGGCACCAGGAGCAGTTGCGCGCTGGTCTCAGCGTTCGTGAGTCGATCGCGCGGGCGACGGCCACGTCGGGTTCGGCCGTCGTGTTCGCTGGTCTCACTGTCATCATCGCGCTCGTCGGCCTCGCCGTCGCGCGGATCCCGTTCCTCACGGCGCTCGGTGTCGCGGCCGCGGCTGCGGTGGCGGTCGCTGTGCTCATCGCGATCACCCTCACGCCCGCGGTGCTGTCGATGGCGGGAATCAGGATCCTGCCCCGCAAGCACCGCCCCAAGACGGTGACGGGGGAAGGCGCCGAGGGGCCCGGATCCGAGCCGATTGTCCCCGAACAGACTCGCGCCGACAGGTTCTTCGCTGGCTGGGTGCGTGGCGCCACGAAACGTCCTGTCGTCACGATTCTCGCAGTGCTTATCGCGCTCGGCGTCGGCTCGATCCCCGCCCTCCAGCTGCGCCTCGCGCTGCCCGACGCGACGTCGCTCGAGGCCGACGACCCGGCACGTGTGACCCACGAGCTCACCGGCGAGCACTTCGGCGAGGGGTTCAACGCCCCGCTGCTCCTCACAGGCTCGATCATTTCGAGCACCGACCCGCTCGGCCTCATGGATGACCTGAAGCGGGAGGTCGAGCGTGTGCCAGGCGTCGCCGACGTGCCGCTTGCGACCCCGAACCCTGGAGCCGACACCGGCATCATCCAGGTCATCCCAGAAGAGGGGGCGCACGCCGCGAGCACAACCGAACTCGTTAACGAGCTCCGCAGCCACCACGACGAATGGGAGAAGAAGTACGGCGTGAGCCTCGCCGTCACTGGCTTCACCGCGGTCGGCATCGACGTCTCCGCCCAGCTCATGACAGCGCTCCTACCATTCGGCATCTTCGTCGTCGGGCTCTCGCTCGTGCTGCTCGCGATGGTGTTCAGGTCGGTGTGGGTGCCAATCAAGGCGACACTCGGGTACCTGCTTTCAGTCGGCGTCGCGTTCGGCGCGGTCGTCGCGGTGTTCCAGTGGGGCTGGCTCTCCGAGATCCTGAACGTCAGTTCGACGGGGCCTGTGCTCAGCTTCATGCCGATCATCCTCATGGGGGTGCTCTTTGGGCTTGCGATGGACTACGAGGTCTTCCTCGTCGCCCGCATGCGGGAGGAGTATGTGCACGGGGGCGACGCCCAGCGCGCGATCCGCCGCGGGTTCGTGGGGTCCGCGAAGGTCGTGACCGCGGCCGCTCTCATCATGATCGCCGTGTTCGCCGCCTTTGTGCCCGCGGGTGACCCGAGCATCAAGGTCATCGCGCTCGGCCTCGCAGTCGGCGTGTTCGTCGACGCGTTCATTGTGCGCATGACGCTCGTACCAGCCGTGCTCGCGCTCCTGGGCGAGCGCGCCTGGAAGATGCCGCGCTGGCTCGCGAAGGTGCTCCCGTCATTCGACGTCGAGGGTGAGGGTCTTGCCCGCGAGATCGAGCACGCAGACTGGCCAGCCGATATGCCTGCAGCGCGGGTCGCGTCGGAGCGGCTCACGTTGCGTGGTCGCGACGCAAACGTCACCGCGCGCGACCTTCGGGTAGGCGACGGAGAAGCGCTCGTGCTTGACCCGAGAGATCCGGCGAGCTTCCCGCTCGCGCAGGCGCTCAGCGGCAGGGGAAGGATCGTCGCCGGCACGCTGAAGGTCGACGGTCTGTTGCTTCCCGAGCGCGCGAGCTCGCTGCGCGCGCGTACGGCATGGGCAGACGCCGCCACGCTCAGACAGGCGCTCCGTGATTCCCCGACGGTACTGGTCCTCGACCTTCGCGACGCCGAGCTCGCGCCGCCGTCGCCCACCGCCATCACCGACGCGCGTTCCGCGCTCGCCGCATGGCACGTCGACCGTGGCAGGGACAGTGCTCCGCCTATCCTCGTTGTGCTTGGCAGCCAGGCCCTCGCCGAGCGCCTGCTGCCCGACGGTCACGCCGCTGTCTCACTCACTTCACCGCACGCCGAACGCCTCGAAATGGAGGGCGCACGATGA
- a CDS encoding YhgE/Pip domain-containing protein, producing the protein MTPALTPLRGKRISWTTLLGLLLVPLTVAGLFVWGLWNPSERLETVTAAVVNADEPVEVEGQLVPLGRVLAAELIAGGSDSDDTAASAEESRHNFTWVLTDAEDAAAGLKDGRFATSITIPKDFSAAATSLADGPNGARTATIEIAESTQGRLLDSALSGIVTQTATRVLNQQLGEQFVGNVFVGMSSLHDGVSEAADGATKLADGGTQLADGTSDLAEGTTGLAAGVQELSGGAQQLAGGASQLAAGTQELAAGATGLEGAAAGLAGGAAELAQGTRDSANGGAQLASGVEQYTGLVNSVLEPIIAGAGQALEPLQQLRAGIEALPDELFPPEYPKATLLATVDQAIAEVTAAASGSTESQLVQLRNAGADLASGARASANGQAELATGAENFAAGVGEFAGGMSAFSGGVSQLAGQAPALADGANQLAGGVSQVATGAGELADGAGKLAEGADAAAKGTKTLASGLGEAASQIPNYTEAERQVMAETAVESVKQEGGSDELFNSSGVPLFAGIALWAGALAAFLVLAPLWSRTRDAAKGVFAITLRSALPAVLLGAAQGAIAGIVLPLALRYDFGQGAGFFGLAVLAGVAFALIVQGLSARFGGFGRFLAFALLVVAFTVGIVSTVPGLLSAVGDASPIGAAFTGFQALAAGVSGAGAAAALLALWGAAGVALTAWAVARERRA; encoded by the coding sequence ATGACCCCCGCACTCACCCCGCTGCGCGGCAAGCGCATCAGCTGGACGACACTGCTTGGTTTGCTCTTGGTGCCTCTCACTGTCGCTGGTCTGTTCGTCTGGGGGCTCTGGAACCCGAGTGAACGCCTCGAGACAGTCACCGCAGCTGTTGTGAACGCCGACGAGCCCGTTGAAGTCGAGGGGCAGCTTGTGCCACTCGGCCGCGTACTCGCAGCCGAGCTCATCGCAGGCGGCTCGGATAGCGACGACACCGCTGCAAGCGCGGAGGAATCGCGCCACAACTTCACCTGGGTGCTCACCGACGCGGAAGACGCTGCGGCTGGCCTGAAAGACGGCCGTTTCGCGACGAGCATCACCATCCCGAAGGACTTCTCGGCGGCGGCGACGTCGCTCGCAGACGGCCCTAACGGAGCGCGGACAGCGACGATTGAGATCGCCGAGAGTACGCAGGGCAGACTCCTCGACTCAGCGCTCTCAGGCATCGTCACCCAAACCGCGACCCGGGTGCTCAACCAGCAGCTCGGCGAGCAGTTCGTCGGCAACGTGTTCGTTGGAATGAGCTCCCTCCACGATGGGGTCAGCGAGGCAGCCGACGGCGCGACCAAGCTCGCCGACGGCGGCACGCAACTCGCAGACGGCACGAGCGATCTCGCGGAGGGCACCACCGGCCTCGCCGCAGGCGTGCAGGAACTCTCGGGAGGTGCCCAACAGCTCGCAGGCGGCGCATCGCAGCTCGCAGCAGGCACCCAGGAACTCGCCGCCGGCGCGACCGGGCTCGAAGGGGCCGCAGCCGGGCTCGCAGGCGGGGCCGCCGAACTGGCCCAGGGCACGCGCGACTCTGCGAACGGCGGCGCCCAGCTGGCCTCGGGTGTCGAGCAGTACACGGGGCTTGTGAACAGCGTGCTCGAGCCCATCATCGCCGGTGCAGGCCAGGCGCTCGAGCCGCTGCAGCAACTGCGGGCAGGCATCGAAGCACTCCCCGACGAGCTGTTCCCGCCCGAGTACCCGAAGGCGACGCTGCTCGCGACTGTCGACCAGGCAATCGCCGAGGTGACCGCTGCCGCAAGCGGCAGCACCGAGTCACAGCTCGTGCAACTGCGAAACGCGGGAGCCGACCTCGCGAGCGGCGCCCGGGCTTCGGCGAACGGGCAGGCCGAGCTCGCGACGGGTGCCGAGAACTTCGCCGCGGGCGTCGGCGAGTTTGCCGGTGGGATGTCGGCATTCTCCGGGGGCGTCTCGCAGCTCGCGGGCCAGGCGCCAGCGCTGGCGGATGGCGCGAACCAGCTCGCCGGAGGCGTCTCGCAGGTCGCGACGGGCGCCGGCGAACTCGCCGATGGTGCGGGGAAGCTCGCGGAGGGCGCTGACGCCGCGGCCAAGGGCACGAAGACGCTCGCGTCGGGCCTCGGGGAGGCGGCCTCCCAGATCCCGAACTACACAGAGGCTGAGCGTCAGGTGATGGCTGAGACCGCCGTCGAATCGGTGAAGCAGGAGGGTGGAAGCGACGAGCTGTTCAACTCCTCGGGTGTGCCGCTTTTCGCGGGGATCGCCCTCTGGGCTGGCGCGCTCGCGGCGTTCCTCGTGCTCGCACCGCTCTGGTCGCGCACCCGTGACGCCGCCAAGGGAGTATTCGCGATCACGCTGCGAAGCGCACTGCCTGCGGTGCTGCTCGGCGCGGCCCAGGGAGCGATCGCCGGCATCGTGCTCCCGCTCGCGCTGCGATACGACTTTGGGCAGGGCGCTGGTTTCTTCGGCCTCGCCGTGCTCGCAGGGGTCGCGTTCGCGCTCATCGTGCAGGGCCTCTCCGCCAGGTTCGGCGGGTTTGGCCGGTTCCTCGCGTTCGCGCTGCTCGTCGTCGCATTCACCGTCGGGATCGTCTCAACCGTGCCGGGGCTGCTCTCAGCCGTCGGCGACGCGAGCCCGATCGGTGCGGCCTTCACCGGCTTCCAGGCGCTCGCCGCAGGGGTGAGCGGGGCCGGGGCAGCGGCGGCGCTGCTCGCGCTGTGGGGCGCGGCGGGCGTCGCGCTCACGGCCTGGGCTGTGGCGCGAGAGCGGCGAGCCTAA
- a CDS encoding amino acid ABC transporter permease, with product MSHQTTLSSSAVGGGSGAIQAIPLRRPGRWVTAGILAFVVFFLMQAWITNERMQWPTVGKYLFAPTVLEGLFTTIWLTVVAMAIGIVGGILIAVMRQSDNPILATISWFFIWLFRGVPLLVQILVWYFLAAIVPQIIIGVPWGPELFAFDTNALITQTTAALLALGLSEAAYMAEIVRAGMSSVDRGQAEAAHALGLTNQQTLRRIVLPQALRVIIPPTGNEVINMLKATSLVSVIAVPELLTSVQAIYSQNFQQIPLLVVACFWYLVVVSVLSVGQHFLERHFARGVHGAPNSRRTKRLPPNPGPITEAVTLMSAEERDR from the coding sequence ATGTCCCACCAGACGACTCTTTCTTCCTCAGCAGTGGGCGGCGGCAGCGGCGCGATCCAGGCGATCCCGCTGCGTCGCCCCGGCCGATGGGTGACCGCGGGCATCCTCGCATTTGTCGTGTTCTTCCTCATGCAGGCATGGATCACGAACGAGCGGATGCAGTGGCCGACGGTCGGAAAGTACCTCTTTGCGCCCACGGTGCTCGAGGGGCTCTTCACGACGATCTGGCTCACCGTCGTGGCGATGGCAATTGGAATCGTTGGCGGAATTCTGATCGCCGTCATGCGTCAGTCCGACAACCCAATTCTCGCAACGATCAGCTGGTTCTTCATCTGGCTGTTTCGCGGCGTCCCGCTGCTTGTGCAGATCCTCGTCTGGTACTTTCTCGCGGCGATCGTGCCGCAGATCATCATCGGTGTGCCCTGGGGGCCGGAGCTGTTCGCGTTCGACACGAACGCACTCATCACCCAGACCACCGCGGCGCTCCTGGCGCTTGGATTGTCGGAGGCTGCGTACATGGCTGAGATTGTTCGGGCAGGAATGTCTTCGGTTGACCGGGGCCAGGCAGAGGCCGCCCACGCGCTTGGGCTGACGAACCAGCAGACGCTCCGGCGAATCGTGCTCCCGCAAGCCCTGCGGGTCATTATTCCGCCGACTGGCAATGAGGTGATCAACATGCTCAAGGCGACCTCACTCGTCTCAGTTATCGCTGTCCCCGAGCTACTCACTTCGGTGCAGGCGATCTACTCCCAGAACTTCCAGCAAATCCCGCTGCTCGTTGTTGCCTGCTTCTGGTACCTTGTCGTCGTCTCGGTGCTGAGTGTTGGCCAGCACTTCCTCGAGCGTCACTTCGCTCGAGGCGTGCACGGCGCCCCGAACTCTCGCCGGACGAAGCGGCTGCCGCCAAACCCCGGCCCGATCACAGAGGCAGTGACCCTCATGAGTGCAGAGGAGCGTGACCGGTGA
- a CDS encoding alpha-hydroxy acid oxidase: protein MTTSSRVVSAEDMKGAAKRRLPKMVFDFLEGGVLDEITVARNTADLRAVEFKQRTLAELEGSHTAVSMLGRQSEIPFFVSPMGMLGMMHPHADVGVARAITRAGGTFIHSAWSGVTLDEVVAAAEPGRVWGQVNYWKNREHTERHLENLRKHAIDVLVLPGDCVFGDKRERDLHHGLNNLPPRLSIPDMISCALRPAWVANILFGRKVTYGNYTINGRPLKMSQMKPWMAENEDVTVSWRDLAKTRENWQGKIVLKGVMCAEDAKRALDLGVDAIFVSNHGGRQFDRQPSTVSVIEEVVEAVDGRAEVYADGGVTRGHDALAMMSAGATAVGLGRSVAYALAAGGEAAVAKLIAQLTSEFEQAMGFCGVADPALAGPEIRRNTWRGGAR from the coding sequence ATGACCACCTCCTCACGCGTTGTCAGCGCAGAAGACATGAAGGGCGCCGCTAAGCGCCGACTCCCCAAGATGGTGTTCGACTTTCTCGAGGGCGGTGTGCTTGACGAGATCACCGTCGCAAGAAACACGGCCGACCTTCGCGCCGTCGAATTCAAACAGCGCACGCTTGCCGAACTTGAGGGCTCGCACACGGCGGTTTCCATGCTGGGACGGCAATCTGAGATTCCGTTCTTTGTGTCACCGATGGGGATGCTCGGCATGATGCATCCCCACGCGGATGTCGGGGTCGCCCGCGCGATTACTCGGGCTGGGGGAACCTTTATCCACTCGGCGTGGTCCGGAGTCACCCTCGACGAGGTCGTCGCTGCGGCAGAGCCCGGGCGGGTATGGGGACAGGTGAACTACTGGAAGAACCGCGAGCACACCGAGCGCCACCTCGAGAACCTGCGGAAGCACGCCATCGACGTGCTTGTGCTTCCCGGCGACTGCGTGTTTGGCGACAAGCGTGAGCGCGACCTGCACCACGGGTTGAACAACCTACCGCCCCGGCTGTCGATCCCAGACATGATCTCCTGCGCCCTCCGTCCCGCTTGGGTCGCGAACATTCTGTTCGGGCGCAAGGTCACCTACGGGAACTACACCATCAACGGTAGACCGCTCAAGATGTCGCAGATGAAGCCGTGGATGGCGGAGAACGAGGACGTCACGGTCTCGTGGCGGGACCTGGCGAAGACGCGTGAGAACTGGCAGGGCAAGATCGTGCTCAAGGGTGTCATGTGCGCCGAAGACGCAAAACGTGCCCTCGACCTCGGCGTAGACGCGATCTTCGTCTCAAATCACGGCGGGCGCCAGTTCGATCGCCAGCCGTCTACTGTGAGCGTCATCGAGGAAGTTGTCGAGGCCGTCGATGGGCGCGCCGAAGTCTACGCTGACGGCGGTGTGACGCGGGGCCACGACGCGCTCGCGATGATGAGCGCGGGCGCCACGGCCGTTGGCCTGGGTCGCTCAGTCGCGTATGCGCTTGCTGCCGGCGGTGAGGCTGCCGTCGCGAAACTGATTGCTCAGCTCACATCTGAGTTTGAGCAGGCAATGGGTTTCTGCGGTGTTGCCGACCCTGCGCTCGCTGGGCCCGAGATTCGTCGCAACACCTGGCGTGGAGGCGCGCGATGA
- a CDS encoding amino acid ABC transporter ATP-binding protein: protein MVVADGVSKSYGSNEVLKDISLTVLPGEVLCLVGPSGSGKSTFLRCINHLEKVNAGRLLVDGQMVGYREHGGKLYELHPREAAKQRRSIGMVFQRFNLFPHMTALENVMEAPVLVTRISKAQARARAHELLARVGLADRADFYPSQLSGGQQQRVAIARALAMEPKLMLFDEPTSALDPELVGEVLEVMKELAASGMTMVVVTHEMGFAREVADTLVFMDGGVVVEAGDPHEVLGNPQHPRTKAFLGKVL from the coding sequence ATGGTTGTCGCCGACGGAGTCTCGAAGAGCTACGGCTCGAACGAAGTGTTGAAAGATATTTCGCTGACGGTGTTGCCAGGCGAGGTGCTCTGTCTCGTTGGCCCCTCCGGCTCGGGCAAGTCCACCTTTCTCCGGTGCATTAACCACCTCGAGAAAGTGAACGCAGGCAGGCTGCTCGTCGACGGGCAGATGGTCGGGTACCGCGAACATGGCGGCAAGCTCTACGAGCTGCACCCGCGGGAAGCGGCGAAGCAACGACGGAGCATCGGCATGGTGTTTCAGAGGTTCAATCTTTTTCCGCATATGACCGCGCTCGAGAACGTCATGGAGGCGCCGGTCCTCGTTACCCGGATCTCAAAAGCACAGGCACGTGCACGGGCGCACGAACTTCTCGCTCGGGTCGGCCTTGCCGACAGGGCCGACTTTTACCCGTCGCAGCTGTCTGGCGGGCAGCAACAGCGTGTCGCAATTGCCCGCGCGCTCGCGATGGAGCCAAAGCTCATGCTGTTTGACGAGCCGACGAGCGCGCTCGATCCCGAGCTAGTCGGTGAGGTGCTTGAGGTCATGAAGGAGCTCGCGGCGAGCGGGATGACCATGGTCGTAGTGACGCACGAGATGGGCTTCGCCCGCGAAGTCGCCGACACGCTCGTCTTTATGGACGGTGGCGTCGTTGTCGAAGCGGGCGATCCACACGAGGTGCTTGGCAACCCTCAACACCCGCGCACGAAGGCCTTCCTCGGCAAAGTCCTGTAG
- a CDS encoding TetR/AcrR family transcriptional regulator — protein sequence MSDPQSAPDADHVSARRRETRSRLLDAAAEVFAEFGIQGASVERICARADFTRGAFYSNFSSKEELFLALLGREYEQRAEQIRIRAAELTECLQLSPEPPTREDAAGYVTTFLSPSGNETSWFTLETEFLLLALRHPEGEVQHVDFNLQFRSELSNVVESIVHAAGRRFIIPVDRALTILAGGYERAVRVSALSGFDAPEGVNELGDRFAELLFTITEPV from the coding sequence ATGTCTGATCCGCAATCTGCGCCGGACGCCGACCACGTGAGCGCCCGCCGCCGCGAGACCCGCAGCAGACTTCTCGACGCCGCGGCCGAGGTGTTCGCCGAGTTCGGTATCCAGGGAGCCTCAGTCGAACGCATCTGCGCTCGCGCCGACTTCACCCGCGGCGCGTTCTACTCGAACTTCTCGTCCAAGGAAGAACTCTTCCTTGCGCTGCTCGGGCGCGAGTACGAACAGCGCGCCGAGCAGATTCGCATCCGCGCCGCCGAGCTCACCGAGTGCTTGCAGCTAAGCCCCGAGCCGCCCACCAGAGAAGACGCAGCCGGCTACGTGACGACGTTCCTCTCCCCCAGCGGCAACGAGACGAGCTGGTTCACCCTCGAGACAGAGTTTCTGCTGCTCGCCCTGCGCCACCCAGAGGGCGAGGTGCAGCACGTCGACTTCAACCTCCAGTTCCGCTCCGAGCTCAGCAACGTCGTCGAAAGCATCGTGCACGCCGCCGGCCGTCGCTTCATCATCCCCGTCGATCGGGCGCTCACGATCCTCGCCGGCGGCTACGAGCGGGCAGTGCGCGTGAGCGCTCTCAGTGGGTTTGATGCGCCCGAAGGGGTCAACGAACTCGGCGACAGGTTCGCAGAACTGCTCTTCACGATCACCGAGCCGGTCTAG
- the dcd gene encoding dCTP deaminase: MLLSDRDINAELGAGRIKLSPSEPSMVQPSSVDVRFDRFVRLFDNHKYALIDPAEDQPELTRMVEVDPEEGFILHPGEFVLGSTYELVGLPDDIAARLEGKSSLGRLGLLTHSTAGFIDPGFEGHITLELSNVSTLPIRLWPGMKIGQLCFFRLSSPAERPYGAGATFSRYLGQRGPTASRSHMNFHRADVTGTDEGARGA; this comes from the coding sequence GTGCTGCTTTCAGACCGCGATATCAATGCCGAGCTCGGCGCAGGCCGCATCAAGCTCTCTCCGAGCGAACCCTCGATGGTCCAGCCGTCGAGCGTCGACGTACGGTTCGACCGCTTCGTGCGCCTCTTCGACAACCACAAGTACGCGCTCATCGACCCCGCAGAAGACCAGCCCGAGCTGACCCGAATGGTCGAGGTGGATCCCGAAGAGGGCTTCATCCTGCACCCCGGAGAGTTCGTGCTCGGTTCGACCTATGAACTCGTCGGCCTCCCTGACGATATCGCAGCACGCCTGGAGGGAAAGAGCTCGCTCGGCCGGCTCGGCCTCCTCACCCACTCGACCGCGGGCTTCATCGACCCCGGGTTCGAGGGGCACATCACGCTTGAGCTCTCGAACGTCTCGACGCTGCCGATTCGCCTCTGGCCCGGCATGAAGATCGGCCAGCTGTGCTTCTTCAGGCTGTCGTCACCCGCAGAGCGCCCATACGGGGCGGGCGCGACCTTCTCACGTTACCTCGGCCAGCGCGGCCCGACAGCTTCACGCTCGCACATGAACTTCCACCGCGCCGACGTGACAGGCACTGACGAGGGCGCCCGGGGGGCATAG
- a CDS encoding SRPBCC family protein gives MTGVTQTGIVIDRATSASPEAVFAALSEAESFASWFGGTDVEVPADRLEFNAVEGGRWRATMVLPDGNTIDWQGGFVKVQPPMHFDFTLTDVPGEDAPEVLVTVTVVSADGGAALQMTQETPDFPHEQKAATLEGWQVFLDEVLRIAEGETGAQAGEGEQSEQPGGAE, from the coding sequence ATGACCGGCGTTACACAGACTGGCATCGTCATCGATCGGGCAACTTCGGCCTCCCCCGAGGCCGTGTTTGCCGCGCTGAGTGAGGCAGAGTCGTTCGCGAGCTGGTTCGGCGGGACTGACGTCGAGGTGCCTGCGGACCGGCTCGAATTCAACGCGGTCGAAGGTGGCAGGTGGCGTGCGACGATGGTGCTGCCCGACGGCAACACGATCGACTGGCAGGGCGGGTTCGTCAAGGTGCAGCCACCGATGCACTTTGACTTCACACTCACCGACGTGCCAGGCGAGGACGCACCGGAGGTACTCGTTACCGTTACCGTGGTCTCGGCCGACGGTGGCGCTGCGCTGCAAATGACCCAGGAAACGCCTGACTTCCCGCACGAGCAGAAGGCGGCGACGCTCGAGGGGTGGCAGGTCTTCCTCGACGAGGTATTGCGAATCGCGGAGGGGGAAACTGGCGCGCAGGCCGGTGAGGGCGAACAATCCGAGCAACCCGGCGGGGCCGAGTAG
- a CDS encoding RidA family protein, whose protein sequence is MSDIVRLPDPSEADGALSSDVTVHGGQAFATVIPLNAEGELAGTAIEEQSEAALVELARVLSDAGSSLDRVLHLTIYLTDIARDRAGFNEVYAKHFSGPRPVRCAVGIAALARPGMLVELTAIAAV, encoded by the coding sequence ATGAGCGACATCGTGCGGTTGCCAGACCCAAGCGAAGCCGACGGTGCCCTTTCGAGTGACGTGACAGTTCACGGTGGACAGGCCTTCGCGACCGTGATCCCGCTGAACGCTGAGGGCGAGCTCGCTGGGACGGCGATTGAGGAGCAGTCCGAGGCCGCGCTCGTTGAACTGGCGAGAGTGCTCAGCGACGCTGGATCCTCGCTCGATCGGGTGCTGCACCTCACGATCTACCTCACTGACATCGCGCGCGATCGCGCAGGCTTCAACGAAGTCTATGCAAAGCACTTCTCTGGACCGCGGCCTGTGCGCTGCGCCGTTGGTATCGCCGCGCTCGCTCGGCCGGGGATGCTCGTTGAGCTCACGGCTATCGCGGCGGTCTGA